A genomic region of Nostoc sp. UHCC 0702 contains the following coding sequences:
- a CDS encoding YdiU family protein, giving the protein MTLAETPKNNNSDNPFLTLNYEPALESLGDDYYDEVAAEEFPQHILRWRNDAVLPHLGLDAQAVTDEHFITAFGKFQGRKPLLALRYHGYQFGEYNSNLGDGRGFLYGQVRATDGELYDFGTKGSGRTPYSRGGDGMLTLKGGVREVLAAEALHYMGVRTSRCLSMIETGLSLWRGDEPSPTRSSVMVRMSNSHIRFGTFERLHYLQRPDLTQKLLDHVIKYYYPHLLGQTDKYALFYAELVKRVAQLVAQWMAAGFCHAVLNTDNMSITGESFDYGPYAFIPTFDPYFTAAYFDYYRRYCYSHQPGICQLNLEMLQEPLKAIIDKADLEVGLATFNEYYHAEYRSLMLKKLGFEQLLHPEVDELLNLTIQFLQDSQVGYHQFFYEMARTFSPKWRDEPAFVMNTSDIVPVPGASAIFDNWCILYHQILNNFDFDHLDIIAKSLAACNPKTALLRPVIESIWEPIIQEDNWQPFYELVHKIQSRT; this is encoded by the coding sequence ATGACTCTGGCTGAAACTCCCAAAAACAACAATTCTGACAATCCTTTTCTCACCCTCAACTACGAACCAGCCTTAGAATCTCTAGGTGATGATTATTACGACGAGGTTGCAGCAGAAGAATTTCCCCAACACATTCTGCGCTGGCGCAATGATGCAGTGCTACCTCACTTAGGACTAGACGCCCAAGCAGTAACAGACGAACATTTCATTACAGCCTTTGGTAAATTTCAGGGACGCAAACCATTATTAGCACTGCGTTACCACGGCTATCAATTTGGTGAATATAACTCTAATTTGGGTGATGGTAGAGGTTTTCTCTACGGACAAGTACGCGCCACTGATGGGGAACTGTATGATTTTGGTACGAAAGGTTCCGGTAGAACCCCTTACTCTCGTGGTGGCGACGGAATGCTGACACTCAAAGGCGGAGTGCGAGAAGTTTTGGCAGCGGAAGCACTACATTATATGGGGGTACGCACCTCCCGCTGCTTGAGTATGATTGAAACTGGTTTATCCCTCTGGCGCGGTGATGAACCTTCACCTACCCGCTCATCTGTAATGGTGAGGATGAGCAATTCTCACATTCGCTTTGGTACTTTTGAGCGTTTGCACTATCTCCAAAGACCAGATTTAACTCAAAAGCTGTTAGACCATGTAATTAAGTATTATTACCCACACTTACTTGGGCAAACAGATAAATATGCTTTATTTTATGCAGAATTAGTCAAACGGGTAGCACAACTTGTAGCACAGTGGATGGCTGCTGGTTTTTGCCATGCAGTCCTGAATACTGACAATATGTCGATTACTGGGGAAAGTTTTGACTATGGCCCTTATGCATTTATTCCTACTTTTGACCCGTATTTTACGGCTGCATATTTTGACTATTACAGACGCTACTGCTATAGCCATCAACCAGGTATTTGCCAGTTGAATTTAGAAATGCTCCAGGAACCGCTAAAGGCAATTATCGATAAAGCTGACCTGGAAGTGGGATTAGCAACCTTTAATGAGTATTATCATGCTGAATACCGCTCTTTAATGTTGAAAAAGCTGGGTTTTGAGCAGTTGTTACATCCAGAAGTTGATGAACTTCTAAATCTAACAATTCAATTTTTACAAGATAGCCAAGTTGGATATCACCAGTTTTTCTATGAGATGGCTCGTACCTTTTCACCAAAATGGCGAGACGAGCCAGCATTCGTCATGAACACGTCAGATATTGTGCCAGTACCAGGTGCATCAGCAATTTTTGATAACTGGTGCATACTGTATCATCAGATTTTGAACAATTTTGATTTTGATCACCTTGATATTATCGCCAAAAGTCTAGCTGCTTGTAATCCCAAAACGGCATTATTAAGACCTGTGATTGAGTCGATTTGGGAACCAATAATCCAGGAAGATAATTGGCAACCTTTTTATGAGTTAGTTCACAAAATTCAGTCTAGAACATGA
- a CDS encoding ABC transporter substrate-binding protein — protein sequence MTEFFKQISRRKFILTAGTSAGAVFLKGCLGNPPENLTGESNKAIQTAQTVANISPEQKPETTTVKLGYIPIVEAAPLIIAKEKGFFAKYGMTNVDLSKQASWGSARDNVEIGAAGGGIDGGQWQMPMPHLITEGLITKGNQKIPMYVLCQLITHGNGIAIANKHKDKGLSLQVASAKSLFKELKSSTPFTAAFTFPHVNQDLWIRYWLAAGGIDPDADVKLLTVPAAQTVANMKTGTMDAFSTGDPWPYRLVQDKIGYVAALTAEIWKNHPEEYLAMRADWVDKNPKATKAILKGIMEAQQWLDNFDNRKEAATILAGRNYFNLPSAEILADPFQGKYDMGDGRKVDDKSMAAYYWKDGKGSVSYPYKSHDLWFIVENVRWGFLPKDYITNNAAKAKELINKVNREDIWKEAAKEAGIATADIPTKPSRGVEEFFDGIKFDPEKPEEYLKSLQIKKV from the coding sequence ATGACAGAATTTTTTAAACAAATTTCCCGACGCAAATTTATTTTAACTGCTGGTACATCTGCGGGTGCTGTATTCCTTAAAGGCTGTTTAGGAAATCCGCCGGAAAACCTAACTGGTGAAAGCAATAAAGCCATTCAAACTGCTCAGACTGTTGCTAATATTAGTCCTGAACAAAAACCAGAAACTACAACTGTCAAGTTAGGATATATTCCCATTGTGGAAGCAGCGCCTTTAATTATTGCTAAAGAAAAAGGCTTTTTTGCCAAGTATGGAATGACCAATGTTGACCTTTCTAAACAAGCTTCTTGGGGTTCTGCTAGAGATAACGTAGAAATTGGTGCGGCTGGTGGTGGTATTGATGGCGGTCAATGGCAAATGCCAATGCCACATTTGATTACAGAAGGTTTAATTACTAAGGGTAATCAAAAAATCCCCATGTATGTGCTGTGTCAATTAATTACACATGGTAACGGAATAGCGATCGCTAACAAACACAAAGATAAAGGTCTTAGCTTGCAAGTAGCTAGCGCTAAATCTTTATTCAAAGAACTCAAATCTTCAACACCCTTCACAGCTGCATTTACCTTTCCCCATGTCAACCAAGATTTATGGATTCGTTACTGGTTAGCAGCAGGCGGTATCGATCCTGATGCAGATGTCAAGCTGCTAACAGTACCAGCAGCCCAAACTGTCGCCAACATGAAAACAGGAACGATGGATGCGTTCAGCACCGGCGACCCCTGGCCTTATCGCCTTGTCCAAGACAAAATCGGCTACGTAGCAGCATTAACCGCAGAGATTTGGAAAAATCATCCTGAAGAATACTTGGCCATGAGGGCTGACTGGGTAGATAAAAATCCCAAAGCCACGAAAGCGATTTTAAAAGGAATTATGGAGGCGCAGCAGTGGTTAGATAATTTTGATAACCGCAAAGAAGCAGCCACAATTCTTGCGGGACGCAACTACTTTAATCTTCCCTCAGCAGAGATTCTTGCAGACCCATTTCAAGGTAAGTATGACATGGGCGATGGTCGCAAAGTTGATGATAAATCAATGGCTGCTTATTACTGGAAAGATGGAAAAGGAAGTGTTTCTTATCCCTATAAGAGTCATGATTTGTGGTTCATAGTTGAAAACGTGCGTTGGGGATTTTTACCAAAAGATTACATTACCAATAATGCTGCCAAGGCTAAAGAACTGATTAATAAAGTCAACCGTGAAGATATTTGGAAAGAAGCTGCAAAAGAAGCAGGAATAGCTACGGCTGACATTCCCACAAAACCATCTCGCGGTGTAGAAGAATTTTTTGATGGCATTAAATTTGACCCAGAAAAACCAGAAGAGTATTTAAAGAGTCTCCAAATCAAGAAAGTTTAG
- the ntrB gene encoding nitrate ABC transporter permease, producing the protein MTLAQKRPASPRLNNSFISRLQKQLPDFIPPFIAIAIFLVVWQLFAWTPGATLPGPIQVIQDTWILIFWPFYDRGGIDKGLFWQILASLQRVAISYTLAAIVGIGLGILIGVNKTMSKALDPIFQLLRTVPPLAWVPISLAALRQNEPAALFVIFITAIWPILINTAVGVTQIPQDYNNVAKVLQLSKKEYFTNILIPAALPYIFTGLRIAIGLAWLAIIAAEIVMSGIVGIGFFIWDAYQNNNVSEVILALVYIGVVGLVLDKAMGWLQNKILPTEQK; encoded by the coding sequence ATGACACTCGCTCAAAAAAGACCAGCAAGCCCCAGATTGAATAACAGCTTCATATCTCGTTTGCAAAAGCAATTGCCTGATTTTATACCTCCATTTATTGCGATCGCTATCTTCCTTGTAGTATGGCAACTGTTCGCTTGGACTCCTGGTGCAACCCTACCAGGGCCAATCCAAGTTATTCAAGACACCTGGATATTAATTTTCTGGCCATTTTATGATAGAGGCGGCATAGATAAAGGTCTATTTTGGCAGATTTTAGCCAGTTTGCAGCGAGTCGCCATTAGTTACACCCTAGCAGCAATTGTTGGTATTGGCTTGGGCATCTTGATTGGTGTGAATAAAACCATGTCCAAAGCCTTAGATCCCATCTTTCAACTATTGCGGACTGTACCACCTTTAGCTTGGGTACCCATTTCCTTAGCAGCTTTGCGACAAAACGAACCCGCTGCATTATTCGTGATTTTCATCACCGCTATTTGGCCCATCTTAATTAACACCGCTGTGGGTGTAACTCAAATTCCCCAAGATTACAACAACGTTGCCAAAGTGCTGCAACTGAGTAAAAAAGAATATTTCACCAACATTTTGATTCCCGCAGCTTTACCTTACATTTTCACCGGATTGAGAATAGCCATCGGTTTGGCTTGGTTAGCAATTATCGCCGCCGAAATCGTGATGTCCGGTATTGTCGGTATTGGCTTCTTTATCTGGGATGCCTATCAAAACAACAACGTCAGCGAAGTAATTTTAGCTCTAGTTTACATCGGTGTTGTTGGCTTGGTGCTAGATAAAGCAATGGGTTGGCTGCAAAACAAAATTTTACCAACAGAACAAAAATAG
- a CDS encoding ABC transporter substrate-binding protein, with the protein MSVFVAVDQIEKVFTLTGGGKYIALKGIDLQIRKGEFVSLIGHSGCGKSTLLNMIAGLDLPTEGLVTLEGQRITKPGPDRMVVFQNYSLLPWRTVRENIALAVDSVLKGLPAAERKAVVEKHIDMVGLRPHADKQPGMLSGGQKQRVAIARALAIRPKLLLLDEPFGALDALTRGNLQEQLMQICEENEVTAVMVTHDVDEAVLLSDRIVMLTNGPESKIGDILEVDIPRPRKRMEVVEHPSYYSLRSEMIYFLNQQKRIKKIRARKTSAIARHGLEKVNLEIGFLPLTACAPLAIAKEKGFFAKHGLDEVNLVRESSWRGIVDGITGGYLDAAQMPSGMPMWLTLGGHNNQPLPVVTALTMTRNGNAITLAKRFYDQGVLTLSDFKNYLLRTRDQRHTMGVVHPASMHNLLLRYWLAAGGVDPDLDVDMKTIPPAQMVADLKAASIDGYCVGEPWNYRAAVESVGFTIATDLEVWLGHPGKVLGVREDWAETYPNTHIALTKALLEACAYCANPDHVEEIRRILAGRDYVSTDLEYIQLEDPNSNACDLDHPLRQYAHHQFYSDSAINRPSRTEQIWIMSQLARWGDTPFPRNWVEVVERVCQVRVFSTAARELGLDISYTRQPIQLFDGTPFNADDPIAYLNSLPIKRDFSIAEVILDYPTRRVA; encoded by the coding sequence ATGAGCGTATTTGTTGCTGTTGATCAAATTGAAAAAGTTTTTACATTAACTGGTGGTGGCAAATATATTGCCCTGAAAGGAATCGACCTCCAAATTAGAAAAGGAGAATTTGTTTCTTTGATTGGTCACTCCGGTTGCGGCAAATCCACACTATTAAATATGATTGCCGGTTTGGATTTACCGACTGAAGGTCTTGTCACCTTGGAAGGACAAAGAATTACTAAACCAGGGCCAGACAGGATGGTAGTGTTTCAAAATTATTCACTACTACCTTGGCGGACAGTTAGAGAAAACATTGCCTTGGCTGTAGATTCGGTGCTGAAAGGTTTACCTGCGGCTGAACGCAAAGCTGTTGTGGAAAAACATATTGATATGGTGGGGTTGCGTCCCCATGCTGATAAACAGCCCGGAATGTTATCAGGTGGACAAAAACAGCGAGTAGCGATCGCTCGCGCTTTAGCAATTCGTCCCAAGTTGCTACTATTAGATGAACCCTTCGGTGCTTTAGATGCACTCACACGCGGTAATTTGCAAGAACAATTGATGCAAATCTGCGAAGAAAATGAAGTCACAGCCGTGATGGTGACACATGACGTAGATGAAGCAGTGCTGTTATCTGACAGAATTGTCATGTTAACCAACGGCCCAGAATCTAAAATTGGCGACATTCTGGAAGTCGATATCCCCAGACCCCGCAAACGCATGGAAGTTGTAGAACATCCCAGTTACTACAGCTTGCGGAGTGAAATGATTTACTTCCTCAACCAGCAGAAACGCATTAAGAAAATTCGGGCGAGAAAAACATCCGCGATCGCTCGTCATGGTTTAGAAAAAGTTAACCTAGAAATTGGCTTCTTACCCCTGACTGCTTGCGCCCCCCTAGCCATTGCGAAAGAAAAAGGTTTCTTTGCCAAACATGGTTTAGATGAAGTCAACCTCGTGCGGGAAAGCAGTTGGCGTGGTATCGTCGATGGCATCACAGGCGGTTACTTAGATGCAGCCCAAATGCCATCAGGTATGCCCATGTGGCTGACTTTGGGAGGACATAACAACCAACCCCTACCCGTTGTCACCGCCTTGACCATGACCCGCAACGGTAACGCCATCACCTTAGCAAAACGCTTTTATGACCAAGGCGTACTAACCTTATCAGACTTCAAAAATTACCTACTCCGCACCCGCGACCAAAGACACACAATGGGCGTAGTGCATCCTGCATCCATGCACAACTTGCTGCTGCGTTACTGGCTAGCGGCTGGTGGTGTTGACCCCGACCTGGATGTGGACATGAAAACCATTCCCCCCGCCCAGATGGTAGCCGACTTAAAAGCCGCCAGCATCGATGGTTACTGCGTCGGTGAACCTTGGAACTACCGCGCCGCCGTCGAAAGCGTTGGTTTTACCATCGCCACCGACTTAGAAGTTTGGCTAGGACACCCAGGTAAAGTTCTCGGTGTGCGCGAAGATTGGGCAGAAACTTATCCCAATACCCACATTGCTTTGACCAAAGCTTTGCTAGAAGCCTGCGCCTACTGTGCCAATCCTGATCATGTCGAAGAAATCAGACGAATTTTAGCAGGGCGAGATTACGTCAGCACCGATTTAGAATACATCCAACTCGAAGATCCCAACAGTAATGCTTGTGACTTAGACCATCCCCTGCGGCAGTATGCCCATCACCAATTTTATTCCGACTCTGCCATCAATCGTCCCAGCCGCACCGAACAAATTTGGATCATGAGTCAATTAGCCCGTTGGGGCGATACACCCTTCCCCCGAAATTGGGTAGAAGTCGTAGAAAGAGTATGCCAAGTCCGCGTTTTCAGCACCGCCGCCAGAGAATTAGGTTTGGATATCAGCTACACTCGCCAACCCATCCAACTGTTCGATGGTACCCCCTTTAACGCCGACGATCCAATCGCCTACCTCAACTCATTGCCAATTAAACGTGATTTCTCAATTGCCGAAGTCATCCTAGACTACCCAACCAGAAGAGTTGCGTAA
- a CDS encoding ATP-binding cassette domain-containing protein, which translates to MQNRSLSFTQLDTNTNRKPSATTTSRSFLEIRDVTKVYPTKKGPFTVLDGVNLNVEQGEFICVIGHSGCGKSTLLNMVSGFNFPTSGEVLLEGQPITKPGPDRMVVFQNYALLPWRTAFENIYLAVNAVYPKKLEAEKRAIVRDHLAMVGLADAMDKKPMQMSGGMRQRVSIARALAIRPKVLILDEPFGALDAITKEELQEELLKIWGDNRCTVLMITHDIDEALFLADKLVMMTNGPHAKIGEVMEIPFSRPRDRARIMEDPQYYQLRNYALDFLFNRFAHDDVG; encoded by the coding sequence ATGCAAAATCGCAGCTTAAGCTTCACCCAACTTGACACAAACACCAACAGAAAACCATCAGCAACTACAACCAGCAGGTCATTTCTAGAAATTAGAGACGTTACCAAAGTCTATCCCACAAAGAAAGGCCCCTTCACCGTACTCGATGGCGTAAACCTCAACGTCGAACAAGGCGAATTTATTTGCGTCATCGGTCACTCTGGCTGTGGTAAATCAACCCTCCTGAACATGGTATCCGGTTTCAACTTCCCCACCAGCGGAGAAGTTTTGCTAGAAGGACAACCCATCACCAAACCCGGCCCCGACAGAATGGTTGTTTTCCAAAACTATGCCTTGCTACCTTGGCGGACTGCTTTTGAAAATATTTACTTAGCTGTTAACGCCGTTTACCCCAAGAAGTTAGAAGCTGAGAAAAGGGCGATTGTCCGGGATCATCTAGCAATGGTGGGACTGGCTGATGCAATGGATAAAAAGCCAATGCAAATGTCTGGCGGTATGAGACAGCGGGTTTCCATCGCCCGTGCTTTGGCAATTCGTCCCAAAGTCTTAATTTTAGATGAACCTTTCGGGGCGTTGGATGCCATTACCAAAGAAGAATTACAGGAAGAACTGCTAAAAATTTGGGGCGATAACCGCTGTACAGTGCTAATGATTACCCATGATATTGATGAGGCGCTATTTTTAGCAGACAAATTGGTGATGATGACCAATGGCCCCCATGCAAAAATTGGTGAAGTCATGGAAATTCCTTTTTCACGTCCACGCGATCGCGCCCGTATTATGGAAGATCCACAATATTACCAGCTGCGTAACTATGCCCTAGATTTTCTCTTTAACCGCTTTGCCCACGATGACGTTGGTTAA